A section of the Castanea sativa cultivar Marrone di Chiusa Pesio chromosome 12, ASM4071231v1 genome encodes:
- the LOC142619996 gene encoding uncharacterized protein LOC142619996, with amino-acid sequence MMGLSGPHDQTHLSSSPSNHFHHHHHSGRNVFHLIALREISPRTKHVPKRRWGEASKPGPKTEATRDARRGLLSWVEAETLRHLSAKYCPLVPPPRSTIAAAFSPDGRTLASTHGDHTVKIIDCQTGRCLKVLSGHRRTPWVVRFHPLHPEIIASGSLDYEVRLWDANTSECIGSRDFYRPIASIAFHAKGDILAVASGHKLYIWQYNKRGEASHPNFILKTRRSLRAVHFHPHAAPFLLTAEVNDLDSSDSSMTRATSLGYLRYPPPAVFVANAPSSERVSLTAELPLVSLPFLFVPSFAIDGSTSMQVEPSPSMQFQVDANEVQQHYNSMVSPTEAFRTIPTDSHSGIEDAADNHLPSGTGNAVYDPTVDAMETDEIQPVGRSQQGSSTNLDTIGGVNNAIRGVPVYIPNRLDLAEIGHHQFLPERDPSSWELPFLQGWLMGQSQADVPSVLPLNGDGSSPEPSAQYINSSILASHLSTHNMTMPGGISLSGISGRSSLQNRFSNSHLSVSDSVEGAAQVNAPSDWVDTQPIISRIQSEITTSLAAVATAELPCTVKLRVWPHDVENPFALLNAERCCLTIPHAVLCSEMGAHFSPCGRFLAACVACMLPHMEADPGYQTLIHQDPGAGTSPTRHPVSAHQVIYELRIYSLEKATFGLVLVSRAIRAAHCLTSIQFSPTSEHILLAYGRRHGSLLKSIVIDGETTLPIYTILEVYRVSDMELVGVLPSAEDEVNVACFHPFAGGGLVYGTKEGKLRVLQCDGARGVNCTGSNYIPEENMTLVG; translated from the exons ATGATGGGTCTATCTGGGCCGCACGATCAGACCCATCTCTCATCCTCGCCTTCCAATCatttccaccaccaccaccacag TGGTAGAAATGTTTTCCATTTGATAGCGCTGAGGGAGATCTCTCCTAGAACAAAGCATGTGCCTAAAAGGCGGTGGGGAGAGGCTTCTAAACCTGGGCCCAAAACTGAAGCAACCAGAGATGCAAGACGTGGTCTTCTTTCATG ggtTGAGGCAGAGACATTGCGCCATTTATCCGCTAAGTACTGCCCATTGGTGCCTCCTCCAAGGTCAACTATTGCAGCAGCATTCAGTCCTGATGGAAGAACACTTGCTTCTACACA TGGTGACCATACTGTAAAGATAATTGATTGTCAAACTGGACGTTGCTTGAAGGTCTTAAGTGGTCATAGGAGGACTCCTTGGGTG GTTAGGTTCCATCCTTTGCATCCAGAAATAATTGCGAGTGGGAGCTTGGATTATGAAGTTCGATTATGGGATGCAAACACATCAGAGTGTATAGGATCACGcgattttt ATCGCCCTATTGCATCCATTGCTTTCCATGCTAAAGGGGATATCCTTGCTGTTGCATCAGGACACAAG CTATACATATGGCAGTACAACAAGAGAGGAGAAGCTTCACACCCAAACTTTATATTAAAGACAAGGCGTTCACTTCGAGCAGTGCATTTTCACCCTCATGCTGCTCCATTTTTATTAACTGCTGAG GTCAATGATCTTGACTCTTCAGATTCCTCGATGACACGTGCAACATCTTTGGGTTACTTGCGATATCCTCCTCCAGCTGTTTTTGTGGCAAATGCTCCTTCCAGTGAACGTGTTAGTTTGACTGCTGAACTACCTCTTGTATCCTTACCTTTCTTGTTTGTGCCTTCATTTGCCATAGATGGTTCGACTAGCATGCAAGTCGAGCCTTCTCCTTCAATGCAGTTTCAAGTGGATGCAAATGAAGTGCAGCAACATTATAATAGTATGGTTTCTCCTACGGAGGCATTTCGTACTATTCCTACTGACTCACACAGTGGAATAGAAGATGCTGCTGATAATCATTTACCTAGTGGAACAGGAAATGCTGTTTACGACCCCACAGTGGATGCAATGGAAACTGATGAAATACAGCCTGTTGGGAGAAGCCAGCAGGGAAGCTCTACTAACTTAGATACTATTGGTGGTGTCAATAATGCGATTCGTGGAGTACCTGTGTATATTCCAAACCGCCTGGATCTTGCTGAGATTGGACACCATCAATTCTTACCTGAGAGAGATCCAAGTAGTTGGGAGCTACCGTTTTTGCAAGGATGGTTAATGGGTCAAAGCCAAGCTGATGTTCCTTCAGTGCTGCCTCTTAATGGTGATGGCAGTAGTCCTGAGCCATCAGCTCAATATATAAACTCTTCCATCTTAGCATCTCATCTGTCTACTCATAACATGACAATGCCAGGCGGCATCAGCCTGTCTGGCATTTCTGGAAGATCTAGCTTGCAAAATCGCTTTTCAAACTCCCACCTTTCTGTATCTGATTCTGTGGAGGGTGCTGCTCAGGTTAATGCCCCAAGTGATTGGGTTGATACTCAACCCATTATCAGTAGAATCCAGTCAGAAATCACCACCTCACTGGCTGCTGTTGCAACTGCGGAGCTCCCTTGCACTGTGAAGCTAAGAGTATGGCCACATGATGTTGAAAATCCTTTTGCCCTACTTAATGCTGAAAGATGTTGCTTAACCATACCCCATGCTGTCCTCTGTAG TGAAATGGGTGCCCATTTTTCTCCTTGTGGGAGATTTTTAGCTGCCTGTGTTGCATGCATGCTTCCTCATATGGAGGCTGATCCAGGATATCAGACTCTAATCCATCAAGATCCTGGAGCTGGAACATCCCCAACACGACATCCAGTTTCAGCTCACCAAGTCATATATGAGCTTCGAATTTATTCTCTTGAGAAGGCAAC CTTTGGTTTGGTGCTTGTATCAAGAGCCATTAGAGCTGCTCATTGTTTGACTTCTATCCAG TTCTCACCTACATCTGAGCACATATTACTTGCCTACGGTCGACGTCACGGTTCTCTTCTTAAAAGCATTGTCATTGATGGGGAAACAACATTACCTATTTACACTATTCTGGAG GTTTACAGAGTTTCAGATATGGAACTTGTGGGAGTGCTTCCAAGTGCAGAGGATGAGGTCAATGTTGCTTGCTTTCATCCATTTGCTGGAGGAGGTCTTGTTTATGGAACAAAG GAAGGGAAGCTTAGGGTTTTACAGTGTGATGGTGCTCGTGGTGTGAATTGCACTGGATCAAATTACATTCCTGAGGAAAACATGACTCTTGTAGGATAG